A window from Theobroma cacao cultivar B97-61/B2 chromosome 3, Criollo_cocoa_genome_V2, whole genome shotgun sequence encodes these proteins:
- the LOC108660430 gene encoding UMP-CMP kinase isoform X2 gives MWRRVASLSSLISSSNSSFHGQAACRLTIWESLTTGIAQQAKGVSKEKTPFITFVLGGPGSGKGTQCIKIVETFGFTHLSAGDLLRQEIASNSADGAMILNTIKEGRIVPSEVTVKLIQKEMESNDNHKFLIDGFPRSEENRIAFERIIGAEPNIVLFFDCPEEEMVKRVLNRNQGRVDDNIDTVRKRLKVFEALNLPVINYYSQRGKLYTINAVGTVDEIFEQVLPVFTASEDQEVSAKELRKSSWGKANRS, from the exons ATGTGGAGGCGCGTGGCTTCGCTTTCTTCCTTGATCTCATCTTCGAATTCGTCCTTTCATGGCCAG gcCGCATGCAGGTTGACCATATGGGAATCATTAACGACAGGGATCGCCCAACAG GCAAAAGGTGTATCCAAAGAGAAAACTCCATTCATAACATTTGTCCTAG GTGGTCCTGGTAGTGGGAAAGGTACGCAATGTATAAAGATTGTGGAGACCTTTGGGTTCACACATTTGAGTGCAGGAGATTTGTTAAGGCAGGAAATAGCTTCTAACAGTGCGGATGG TGCCATGATTCTTAACACGATTAAAGAAGGAAGAATTGTCCCTTCGGAAGTGACAGTCAAACTGATACAGAAGGAGATGGAATCAAATGACAATCACAAGTTTCTCATTGATGGTTTCCCACGAAGTGAGGAGAACCGAATAGCATTTGAACGAATT ATTGGAGCAGAGCCCAATATTGTACTTTTCTTTGATTGTCCAGAAGAAGAGATGGTGAAACGGGTGCTGAATCGTAATCAG GGCCGAGTTGATGACAACATAGATACAGTTAGAAAACGCCTTAAAGTTTTTGAGGCATTAAATCTTCCAGTCATTAACTACTACTCTCAGAGAGGAAAACTTTATACG ATAAATGCTGTAGGAACagtggatgaaatttttgaacaaGTCCTCCCAGTGTTTACTGCCTCTGAG GATCAGGAAGTCTCAGCAAAAGAATTGAGGAAATCTAGTTGGGGGAAAGCTAATCGGAGTTGA
- the LOC108660430 gene encoding UMP-CMP kinase isoform X7: MWRRVASLSSLISSSNSSFHGQVPAACRLTIWESLTTGIAQQAKGVSKEKTPFITFVLGGPGSGKGTQCIKIVETFGFTHLSAGDLLRQEIASNSADGAMILNTIKEGRIVPSEVTVKLIQKEMESNDNHKFLIDGFPRSEENRIAFERIIGAEPNIVLFFDCPEEEMVKRVLNRNQGRVDDNIDTVRKRLKVFEALNLPVINYYSQRGKLYTINAVGTVDEIFEQVLPVFTASE; encoded by the exons ATGTGGAGGCGCGTGGCTTCGCTTTCTTCCTTGATCTCATCTTCGAATTCGTCCTTTCATGGCCAGGTTCCT gcCGCATGCAGGTTGACCATATGGGAATCATTAACGACAGGGATCGCCCAACAG GCAAAAGGTGTATCCAAAGAGAAAACTCCATTCATAACATTTGTCCTAG GTGGTCCTGGTAGTGGGAAAGGTACGCAATGTATAAAGATTGTGGAGACCTTTGGGTTCACACATTTGAGTGCAGGAGATTTGTTAAGGCAGGAAATAGCTTCTAACAGTGCGGATGG TGCCATGATTCTTAACACGATTAAAGAAGGAAGAATTGTCCCTTCGGAAGTGACAGTCAAACTGATACAGAAGGAGATGGAATCAAATGACAATCACAAGTTTCTCATTGATGGTTTCCCACGAAGTGAGGAGAACCGAATAGCATTTGAACGAATT ATTGGAGCAGAGCCCAATATTGTACTTTTCTTTGATTGTCCAGAAGAAGAGATGGTGAAACGGGTGCTGAATCGTAATCAG GGCCGAGTTGATGACAACATAGATACAGTTAGAAAACGCCTTAAAGTTTTTGAGGCATTAAATCTTCCAGTCATTAACTACTACTCTCAGAGAGGAAAACTTTATACG ATAAATGCTGTAGGAACagtggatgaaatttttgaacaaGTCCTCCCAGTGTTTACTGCCTCTGAG tag
- the LOC108660430 gene encoding UMP-CMP kinase isoform X5 has product MWRRVASLSSLISSSNSSFHGQVPAACRLTIWESLTTGIAQQAKGVSKEKTPFITFVLGGPGSGKGTQCIKIVETFGFTHLSAGDLLRQEIASNSADGAMILNTIKEGRIVPSEVTVKLIQKEMESNDNHKFLIDGFPRSEENRIAFERIIGAEPNIVLFFDCPEEEMVKRVLNRNQGRVDDNIDTVRKRLKVFEALNLPVINYYSQRGKLYTINAVGTVDEIFEQVLPVFTASEDTRN; this is encoded by the exons ATGTGGAGGCGCGTGGCTTCGCTTTCTTCCTTGATCTCATCTTCGAATTCGTCCTTTCATGGCCAGGTTCCT gcCGCATGCAGGTTGACCATATGGGAATCATTAACGACAGGGATCGCCCAACAG GCAAAAGGTGTATCCAAAGAGAAAACTCCATTCATAACATTTGTCCTAG GTGGTCCTGGTAGTGGGAAAGGTACGCAATGTATAAAGATTGTGGAGACCTTTGGGTTCACACATTTGAGTGCAGGAGATTTGTTAAGGCAGGAAATAGCTTCTAACAGTGCGGATGG TGCCATGATTCTTAACACGATTAAAGAAGGAAGAATTGTCCCTTCGGAAGTGACAGTCAAACTGATACAGAAGGAGATGGAATCAAATGACAATCACAAGTTTCTCATTGATGGTTTCCCACGAAGTGAGGAGAACCGAATAGCATTTGAACGAATT ATTGGAGCAGAGCCCAATATTGTACTTTTCTTTGATTGTCCAGAAGAAGAGATGGTGAAACGGGTGCTGAATCGTAATCAG GGCCGAGTTGATGACAACATAGATACAGTTAGAAAACGCCTTAAAGTTTTTGAGGCATTAAATCTTCCAGTCATTAACTACTACTCTCAGAGAGGAAAACTTTATACG ATAAATGCTGTAGGAACagtggatgaaatttttgaacaaGTCCTCCCAGTGTTTACTGCCTCTGAG GATACGCGGAATTAG
- the LOC108660430 gene encoding UMP-CMP kinase isoform X3 gives MWRRVASLSSLISSSNSSFHGQVPAACRLTIWESLTTGIAQQAKGVSKEKTPFITFVLGGPGSGKGTQCIKIVETFGFTHLSAGDLLRQEIASNSADGAMILNTIKEGRIVPSEVTVKLIQKEMESNDNHKFLIDGFPRSEENRIAFERIIGAEPNIVLFFDCPEEEMVKRVLNRNQGRVDDNIDTVRKRLKVFEALNLPVINYYSQRGKLYTINAVGTVDEIFEQVLPVFTASELTFKISSRIRKSQQKN, from the exons ATGTGGAGGCGCGTGGCTTCGCTTTCTTCCTTGATCTCATCTTCGAATTCGTCCTTTCATGGCCAGGTTCCT gcCGCATGCAGGTTGACCATATGGGAATCATTAACGACAGGGATCGCCCAACAG GCAAAAGGTGTATCCAAAGAGAAAACTCCATTCATAACATTTGTCCTAG GTGGTCCTGGTAGTGGGAAAGGTACGCAATGTATAAAGATTGTGGAGACCTTTGGGTTCACACATTTGAGTGCAGGAGATTTGTTAAGGCAGGAAATAGCTTCTAACAGTGCGGATGG TGCCATGATTCTTAACACGATTAAAGAAGGAAGAATTGTCCCTTCGGAAGTGACAGTCAAACTGATACAGAAGGAGATGGAATCAAATGACAATCACAAGTTTCTCATTGATGGTTTCCCACGAAGTGAGGAGAACCGAATAGCATTTGAACGAATT ATTGGAGCAGAGCCCAATATTGTACTTTTCTTTGATTGTCCAGAAGAAGAGATGGTGAAACGGGTGCTGAATCGTAATCAG GGCCGAGTTGATGACAACATAGATACAGTTAGAAAACGCCTTAAAGTTTTTGAGGCATTAAATCTTCCAGTCATTAACTACTACTCTCAGAGAGGAAAACTTTATACG ATAAATGCTGTAGGAACagtggatgaaatttttgaacaaGTCCTCCCAGTGTTTACTGCCTCTGAG CTGaccttcaaaatttctagtagGATCAGGAAGTCTCAGCAAAAGAATTGA
- the LOC108660430 gene encoding UMP-CMP kinase isoform X6, with amino-acid sequence MWRRVASLSSLISSSNSSFHGQVPAACRLTIWESLTTGIAQQAKGVSKEKTPFITFVLGGPGSGKGTQCIKIVETFGFTHLSAGDLLRQEIASNSADGAMILNTIKEGRIVPSEVTVKLIQKEMESNDNHKFLIDGFPRSEENRIAFERIIGAEPNIVLFFDCPEEEMVKRVLNRNQGRVDDNIDTVRKRLKVFEALNLPVINYYSQRGKLYTINAVGTVDEIFEQVLPVFTASEVTE; translated from the exons ATGTGGAGGCGCGTGGCTTCGCTTTCTTCCTTGATCTCATCTTCGAATTCGTCCTTTCATGGCCAGGTTCCT gcCGCATGCAGGTTGACCATATGGGAATCATTAACGACAGGGATCGCCCAACAG GCAAAAGGTGTATCCAAAGAGAAAACTCCATTCATAACATTTGTCCTAG GTGGTCCTGGTAGTGGGAAAGGTACGCAATGTATAAAGATTGTGGAGACCTTTGGGTTCACACATTTGAGTGCAGGAGATTTGTTAAGGCAGGAAATAGCTTCTAACAGTGCGGATGG TGCCATGATTCTTAACACGATTAAAGAAGGAAGAATTGTCCCTTCGGAAGTGACAGTCAAACTGATACAGAAGGAGATGGAATCAAATGACAATCACAAGTTTCTCATTGATGGTTTCCCACGAAGTGAGGAGAACCGAATAGCATTTGAACGAATT ATTGGAGCAGAGCCCAATATTGTACTTTTCTTTGATTGTCCAGAAGAAGAGATGGTGAAACGGGTGCTGAATCGTAATCAG GGCCGAGTTGATGACAACATAGATACAGTTAGAAAACGCCTTAAAGTTTTTGAGGCATTAAATCTTCCAGTCATTAACTACTACTCTCAGAGAGGAAAACTTTATACG ATAAATGCTGTAGGAACagtggatgaaatttttgaacaaGTCCTCCCAGTGTTTACTGCCTCTGAG GTTACTGAATAA
- the LOC18605382 gene encoding pentatricopeptide repeat-containing protein At4g25270, chloroplastic, giving the protein MVALLQPPSFHFVSWTLSCSSKSKKSEKQKQLKRKQIHQSKSTALPFRKSSPTPLLINHKPFTQTKLQALDAVVKDLEASVKNGMNITSEIFSSLLETCYQLKSIDQGIKIHNLVPKTLLRKNTGISSKLLRLYASCGHIESAHQVFDEMSKRNESAFPWNSLISGYAELGQYEDALALYFQMEEEGVEPDRYTFPRALKACAGIGLIQIGEAVHRDVVRKGFGNDGFVLNALIDMYAKCGDIVKARRVFDNIACKDTVSWNSMLTGYIRHGLLVEALEVFRGMIREGYEPDPVAMSTILSGVCSLKIALQIHGWILRRGNEWNLSVVNALIVVYSNHGKLDRASWLFHRMPEPDVVSWNSIISGHSKRPEALVYFEQMVSGGTLPDSITFVAILSACAHLGFVRDGEQLFSLMRKKYAINPIMEHYACMVNLYGRAGLIDEAFTLIVERMEFEAGPTVWGALLHACSVHGHIDVGEIAAQNLFELEPDNEHNFELLKKIYSNAGRLEDVERVRKMMLDRGL; this is encoded by the coding sequence ATGGTTGCCCTCTTGCAACCACCGAGCTTCCACTTTGTTTCATGGACTCTCAGCTGCTCTTCCAAAAGCAAGAAAAGCGAAAAACAGAAACAGCTAAAACGAAAACAGATTCACCAGAGCAAAAGTACTGCCCTCCCGTTCCGAAAATCATCCCCAACCCCACTTTTAATCAACCACAAACCCTTCACCCAAACCAAACTCCAGGCCCTGGACGCTGTCGTTAAAGACCTCGAAGCCTCAGTCAAAAACGGCATGAACATCACTTCCGAAATATTCTCTTCCCTGTTAGAAACATGTTACCAGTTGAAATCCATTGACCAGGGCATTAAAATCCACAATCTTGTACCCAAAACCCTATTACGTAAAAACACAGGCATTTCTTCGAAACTTCTGAGGTTGTACGCATCCTGTGGACACATCGAAAGTGCCCACCAAGTGTTCGATGAGATGTCTAAACGTAACGAATCGGCTTTTCCATGGAATTCTCTTATCTCAGGATACGCGGAATTAGGACAATATGAAGATGCCTTGGCACTTTACTTTCAAATGGAGGAAGAGGGTGTTGAACCTGATCGGTACACGTTCCCTCGCGCGTTGAAGGCTTGCGCGGGAATTGGGTTGATTCAAATTGGGGAAGCGGTTCACCGTGATGTGGTGCGTAAGGGTTTCGGGAATGATGGGTTTGTGCTCAATGCTCTTATTGATATGTATGCAAAATGTGGTGACATTGTTAAGGCTAGGCGGGTTTTTGATAACATTGCTTGTAAGGATACCGTCTCGTGGAATTCTATGTTGACGGGTTATATTCGTCACGGGTTATTAGTTGAGGCATTGGAGGTTTTCCGTGGGATGATTCGAGAGGGATATGAGCCTGACCCTGTTGCTATGTCGACAATTCTGTCTGGTGTTTGCTCATTGAAGATTGCGCTGCAGATTCACGGGTGGATTCTTAGGCGAGGAAATGAGTGGAACTTGTCTGTTGTCAATGCTTTAATTGTTGTATATTCTAATCATGGGAAGTTAGATCGAGCAAGTTGGTTGTTTCACCGGATGCCTGAGCCGGATGTTGTGTCGTGGAATTCAATAATCTCTGGTCATTCTAAACGCCCAGAAGCTCTGGTGTACTTCGAACAAATGGTGAGTGGTGGTACTCTGCCTGATAGTATCACGTTTGTGGCAATACTATCTGCTTGTGCTCACTTAGGTTTTGTTAGGGATGGGGAGCAGTTGTTTTCGTTAATGAGAAAGAAGTATGCCATAAATCCGATAATGGAGCACTATGCTTGTATGGTAAATCTTTACGGGAGAGCAGGGCTGATCGATGAGGCTTTTACCTTGATAGTGGAGAGGATGGAGTTTGAGGCCGGGCCAACCGTGTGGGGAGCATTGCTTCATGCCTGTTCTGTTCATGGACATATAGATGTAGGAGAGATTGCTGCTCAAAATCTTTTTGAGCTAGAGCCAGATAATGAGCATAATTTTGAGCTATTGAAGAAGATTTATAGCAATGCAGGTAGGTTGGAGGATGTGGAAAGGgtaagaaaaatgatgttggACAGAGGATTGTAG
- the LOC108660430 gene encoding UMP-CMP kinase isoform X1: MWRRVASLSSLISSSNSSFHGQVPAACRLTIWESLTTGIAQQAKGVSKEKTPFITFVLGGPGSGKGTQCIKIVETFGFTHLSAGDLLRQEIASNSADGAMILNTIKEGRIVPSEVTVKLIQKEMESNDNHKFLIDGFPRSEENRIAFERIIGAEPNIVLFFDCPEEEMVKRVLNRNQGRVDDNIDTVRKRLKVFEALNLPVINYYSQRGKLYTINAVGTVDEIFEQVLPVFTASEDQEVSAKELRKSSWGKANRS; this comes from the exons ATGTGGAGGCGCGTGGCTTCGCTTTCTTCCTTGATCTCATCTTCGAATTCGTCCTTTCATGGCCAGGTTCCT gcCGCATGCAGGTTGACCATATGGGAATCATTAACGACAGGGATCGCCCAACAG GCAAAAGGTGTATCCAAAGAGAAAACTCCATTCATAACATTTGTCCTAG GTGGTCCTGGTAGTGGGAAAGGTACGCAATGTATAAAGATTGTGGAGACCTTTGGGTTCACACATTTGAGTGCAGGAGATTTGTTAAGGCAGGAAATAGCTTCTAACAGTGCGGATGG TGCCATGATTCTTAACACGATTAAAGAAGGAAGAATTGTCCCTTCGGAAGTGACAGTCAAACTGATACAGAAGGAGATGGAATCAAATGACAATCACAAGTTTCTCATTGATGGTTTCCCACGAAGTGAGGAGAACCGAATAGCATTTGAACGAATT ATTGGAGCAGAGCCCAATATTGTACTTTTCTTTGATTGTCCAGAAGAAGAGATGGTGAAACGGGTGCTGAATCGTAATCAG GGCCGAGTTGATGACAACATAGATACAGTTAGAAAACGCCTTAAAGTTTTTGAGGCATTAAATCTTCCAGTCATTAACTACTACTCTCAGAGAGGAAAACTTTATACG ATAAATGCTGTAGGAACagtggatgaaatttttgaacaaGTCCTCCCAGTGTTTACTGCCTCTGAG GATCAGGAAGTCTCAGCAAAAGAATTGAGGAAATCTAGTTGGGGGAAAGCTAATCGGAGTTGA
- the LOC108660430 gene encoding UMP-CMP kinase isoform X4: MWRRVASLSSLISSSNSSFHGQVPAACRLTIWESLTTGIAQQAKGVSKEKTPFITFVLGGPGSGKGTQCIKIVETFGFTHLSAGDLLRQEIASNSADGAMILNTIKEGRIVPSEVTVKLIQKEMESNDNHKFLIDGFPRSEENRIAFERIIGAEPNIVLFFDCPEEEMVKRVLNRNQGRVDDNIDTVRKRLKVFEALNLPVINYYSQRGKLYTINAVGTVDEIFEQVLPVFTASEQVTE, translated from the exons ATGTGGAGGCGCGTGGCTTCGCTTTCTTCCTTGATCTCATCTTCGAATTCGTCCTTTCATGGCCAGGTTCCT gcCGCATGCAGGTTGACCATATGGGAATCATTAACGACAGGGATCGCCCAACAG GCAAAAGGTGTATCCAAAGAGAAAACTCCATTCATAACATTTGTCCTAG GTGGTCCTGGTAGTGGGAAAGGTACGCAATGTATAAAGATTGTGGAGACCTTTGGGTTCACACATTTGAGTGCAGGAGATTTGTTAAGGCAGGAAATAGCTTCTAACAGTGCGGATGG TGCCATGATTCTTAACACGATTAAAGAAGGAAGAATTGTCCCTTCGGAAGTGACAGTCAAACTGATACAGAAGGAGATGGAATCAAATGACAATCACAAGTTTCTCATTGATGGTTTCCCACGAAGTGAGGAGAACCGAATAGCATTTGAACGAATT ATTGGAGCAGAGCCCAATATTGTACTTTTCTTTGATTGTCCAGAAGAAGAGATGGTGAAACGGGTGCTGAATCGTAATCAG GGCCGAGTTGATGACAACATAGATACAGTTAGAAAACGCCTTAAAGTTTTTGAGGCATTAAATCTTCCAGTCATTAACTACTACTCTCAGAGAGGAAAACTTTATACG ATAAATGCTGTAGGAACagtggatgaaatttttgaacaaGTCCTCCCAGTGTTTACTGCCTCTGAG CAGGTTACTGAATAA